A genomic stretch from Aedes albopictus strain Foshan chromosome 2, AalbF5, whole genome shotgun sequence includes:
- the LOC109429391 gene encoding myosin heavy chain, muscle isoform X2, whose translation MPKPVVQVGDDPDPSEWLFVSLEQKRIDQSKPYDAKKACWVPDEKEGYVLGEIKATKGELVTVGLPGGETKDFKKDLVSQVNPPKYEKCEDMSNLTYLNDASVLHNLRERYRAKLIYTYSGLFCVVINPYKRWPLYTLRVAKMYRGKRRNEVPPHLFAVSDGAYVNMLTNHENQSMLITGESGAGKTENTKKVIAYFATIGASTKKDESTEKKASLEDQVVQTNPVLEAYGNAKTVRNDNSSRFGKFIRIHFTGSGKLAGADIETYLLEKARVISQQSLERSYHIFYQMMSGSVKGLKEMCFLSNDIYDYYNVAQGKITIPNVDDGEECALTDEAFNVLGFTQEEKDNIYRITAAVMHMGGMKFKQKGREEQAEADGMEEGDRVAKLLGCVTEDLYKNLLKPRIKVGAEFVTKGQNKDQVTNAVGALCKGIFDRLFKWLVKKCNETLDTQMKRVQFIGVLDIAGFEIFDYNGFEQLCINFTNEKLQQFFNHHMFVLEQEEYKKEGINWAFIDFGMDLLACIELIEKPMGILSILEEESMFPKATDQTFAEKLMNNHLGKSAPFQKPKPPKPGCQAAHFAIGHYAGVVSYNITGWLEKNKDPLNDTVVDQFKKGQNKLVVEIFADHPGQSGGADAGGGKGGRGKKGAGFATVSSSYKEQLNNLMTTLKSTQPHFVRCIIPNELKQTGLIDAHLVMHQLTCNGVLEGIRICRKGFPNRMMYPDFKLRYLILAPAAMMAEKEGKNAAQKCFDAIGLDPESYRIGHTKVFFRAGVLGQMEEFRDERLSKIMSWMQSWCRGYLARKEFKKMQEQRVALETVQRNLRKYMKLRTWAWWKLWQKVKPLLNVSRVEDQIAELESKAQKAQEAFEKEEKARKELEALNSKLLAEKTALLDSLSGEKGALQDFQEKTAKLTAQKNDLENQLRDTQERLSQEEDARNQLMQTKKKLEQEMNGQKKDAEDLELQIQKIEQDKASKDHQIRNLNDEIAHQDELINKLNKEKKMQGEVNQKTAEELQAAEDKVNHLNKVKAKLEQTLDELEDSLEREKKLRGDVEKAKRKVEGDLKLTQEAVADLERNKKELEQTVMRKDKEISALSAKLEDEQSLVGKTQKQIKELQGRIEELEEEVEAERQARAKAEKQRADLARELEELGERLEEAGGATSAQIELNKKREAELAKLRRDLEESNIQHEGTLANLRKKHNDAVAEMAEQVDQLNKLKTKAEKERSQYYAEMNDARLSLDHMANEKAAQEKVAKQLQHTLNEVQGKLDETNRTLNDFDSAKKKLSIENSDLLRQLEDAESQVSQLSKIKISLTQQLEDTKRLADEESRERATLLGKFRNLEHDLDSLREQVEEEAEGKADIQRQLSKANAEAQLWRTKYESEGVARAEELEEAKRKLQARLAEAEETIESLNQKCVALEKTKQRLSTEVEDLQLEVDRATSIANAAEKKQKAFDKIIGEWKLKVDDLAAELDASQKECRNYSTELFRLKGAYEEGQEQLEAVRRENKNLADEVKDLLDQIGEGGRNIHEIEKSRKRLEAEKDELQAALEEAEAALEQEENKVLRAQLELSQVRQEIDRRIQEKEEEFENTRKNHQRALDSMQASLEAEAKGKAEALRMKKKLEADINELEIALDHANKANAEAQKNIKRYQQQLKDVQSALEEEQRARDDAREQLGISERRANALQNELEESRTLLEQADRGRRQAEQELSDAHEQLNEVSAQNASIAAAKRKLESELQTLHSDLDELLNEAKNSEEKAKKAMVDAARLADELRAEQDHAQTQEKLRKALEQQIKELQVRLDDAETNALKGGKKAIQKLEQRVRELESELDSEQRRHADAQKNLRKSERRIKELTFQSEEDRKNHERMQDLVDKLQQKIKTYKRQIEEAEEIAALNLAKFRKAQQELEEAEERADIAEQAATKFRTKGGRAGSVQRGASPAPQRQPSVMPGLAGLNFPTFDDHGF comes from the exons ATGCCGAAGCCAGTTGTCCAAGTCGGCGATGACCCCGATCCAAGCGAGTGGCTGTTCGTCTCGCTCGAACAGAAGCGTATCGATCAAAGCAAGCCGTACGATGCCAAGAAGGCCTGCTGGGTTCCAGATGAGAAGGAGGGCTACGTCCTCGGTGAAATCAAGGCCACCAAGGGTGAGCTGGTCACCGTTGGCCTGCCCGGTGGTGAG ACCAAGGACTTCAAGAAGGATCTGGTCAGCCAGGTCAACCCACCGAAATACGAGAAATGCGAGGATATGTCCAACTTGACATATCTTAACGATGCCTCTGTCTTGCATAACTTGAGAGAGCGTTACAGGGCCAAGCTTATCTAC ACCTACTCCGGATTGTTCTGCGTTGTCATCAATCCCTACAAGCGTTGGCCGCTGTACACCCTGCGTGTCGCCAAGATGTACCGTGGCAAGCGTCGTAATGAAGTGCCGCCCCATCTGTTCGCCGTTTCTGACGGTGCCTACGTCAACATGTTGACCAACCACGAGAACCAGTCTATGCTGATTACCGGTGAATCTGGTGCCGGAAAGACTGAGAACACCAAGAAGGTCATTGCGTACTTCGCCACCATTGGCGCCTCGACCAAGAAGGACGAGAGTACTGAAAAGAAGGCCTCCCTGGAAGATCAGGTCGTCCAGACCAATCCCGTCCTGGAAGCCTACGGTAACGCCAAGACCGTCCGTAACGATAACTCTTCCCGTTTC GGTAAGTTCATCCGTATCCACTTCACCGGATCCGGTAAGCTGGCTGGTGCCGATATTGAGACCTACCTGCTGGAAAAGGCCCGTGTCATCTCCCAACAGTCGCTGGAGCGTTCCTACCATATCTTCTACCAGATGATGTCCGGTTCCGTCAAGGGACTTAAAG AAATGTGCTTCCTGTCCAACGATATCTACGATTACTACAACGTCGCCCAGGGTAAAATTACCATTCCTAATGTCGATGACGGCGAGGAATGTGCGTTGACCGAT GAAGCCTTCAACGTCTTGGGCTTCACCCAGGAAGAAAAGGACAACATCTACCGTATCACCGCCGCTGTCATGCACATGGGTGGTATGAAGTTCAAGCAGAAGGGTCGCGAAGAGCAGGCTGAAGCCGACGGTATGGAGGAAGGTGATCGCGTCGCCAAGCTGTTGGGCTGCGTCACTGAGGATCTGTACAAGAACTTGCTGAAGCCCCGTATCAAGGTCGGTGCCGAGTTCGTCACCAAGGGTCAGAACAAGGACCAGGTCACCAACGCCGTCGGTGCCCTCTGCAAGGGTATCTTCGATCGTCTCTTCAAGTGGCTGGTCAAGAAGTGTAACGAGACTCTGGACACTCAGATGAAGCGCGTCCAGTTCATCGGTGTACTGGATATTGCTGGTTTCGAAATTTTCGAC TACAACGGCTTCGAGCAGCTCTGTATTAACTTCACCAACGAGAAGCTGCAGCAGTTCTTCAACCACCACATGTTCGTCCTGGAACAGGAAGAATACAAGAAAGAGGGTATTAACTGGGCCTTCATCGATTTCGGTATGGATCTGCTGGCCTGTATTGAACTGATTGAAAAG CCTATGGGTATCCTGTCCATTCTTGAAGAAGAATCTATGTTCCCGAAAGCCACCGATCAGACCTTTGCTGAGAAGCTGATGAACAACCACTTGGGCAAGTCTGCTCCGTTCCAGAAGCCCAAGCCACCGAAGCCAGGTTGCCAGGCCGCCCACTTCGCCATTGGTCACTACGCCGGTGTTGTCTCGTACAACATCACTGGATGGCTTGAGAAGAACAAGGATCCTCTGAACGATACCGTTGTCGATCAGTTCAAGAAGGGTCAGAACAAGCTGGTGGTGGAGATCTTCGCTGATCACCCAGGACAGTCTGGCGGCGCTGATGCCGGTGGCGGCAAGGGTGGACGTGGTAAGAAGGGTGCTGGTTTCGCCACTGTCTCCTCGTCCTACAAGGAACAGCTGAACAACCTGATGACCACTCTGAAGTCGACTCAACCTCACTTCGTCCGTTGTATCATTCCCAACGAATTGAAGCAGACCGGTCTCATCGATGCCCACTTGGTCATGCACCAGCTGACTTGTAACGGTGTACTTGAAGGTATCCGTATTTGCCGTAAAGGTTTCCCCAACCGAATGATGTACCCTGACTTCAAGCTGCG TTATCTGATTTTGGCCCCAGCTGCCATGATGGCTGAAAAGGAGGGAAAGAATGCCGCTCAGAAATGTTTCGATGCTATCGGTCTGGATCCCGAGTCCTACCGTATTGGTCACACCAAG GTCTTCTTCCGTGCCGGTGTCCTGGGTCaaatggaggaattccgtgaCGAGCGTCTGTCCAAGATCATGTCCTGGATGCAGTCCTGGTGCCGTGGCTACCTCGCCCGTAAGGAGTTCAAGAAGATGCAGGAGCAGCGCGTCGCCCTGGAGACCGTCCAGCGCAATCTGCGCAAGTACATGAAGCTCCGCACCTGGGCCTGGTGGAAACTGTGGCAGAAGGTCAAGCCTCTGCTGAACGTTTCCCGCGTCGAGGACCAGATCGCT GAACTCGAATCCAAGGCTCAGAAGGCCCAGGAAGCCTTCGAGAAGGAAGAGAAGGCCCGCAAGGAACTGGAAGCCCTGAACAGCAAGCTGTTGGCTGAAAAGACCGCCCTGCTGGATTCTCTGTCCGGCGAAAAGGGTGCCCTCCAGGACTTCCAGGAGAAGACCGCCAAGTTGACCGCCCAGAAGAACGACCTCGAGAACCAGCTGCGCGACACCCAGGAGCGCCTGTCTCAGGAGGAAGATGCCCGCAACCAACTGATGCAGACCAAGAAGAAGTTGGAGCAGGAAATGAACGGCCAGAAGAAGGATGCCGAAGATCTGGAACTGCAGATCCAGAAGATCGAACAGGACAAGGCCTCCAAGGATCACCAGATCCGCAACTTGAACGATGAGATCGCCCACCAGGACGAGCTGATCAACAAGTTGAACAAGGAAAAGAAGATGCAGGGTGAGGTCAACCAGAAGACCGCCGAAGAACTGCAGGCCGCTGAAGATAAGGTCAACCACCTGAACAAGGTTAAGGCCAAGCTGGAGCAGACTCTGGATgaactggaggattctctggaacgCGAGAAGAAGCTGCGCGGTGATGTTGAGAAGGCCAAGCGCAAGGTTGAGGGTGACCTGAAGTTGACTCAGGAAGCCGTGGCCGATCTGGAGCGCAACAAGAAGGAACTGGAACAGACCGTCATGCGCAAGGACAAGGAAATCTCTGCCCTTTCCGCCAAGCTGGAAGATGAACAGTCCCTGGTTGGCAAGACCCAGAAGCAGATCAAGGAACTGCAGGGCCGCATTGAGGAACTGGAAGAGGAAGTCGAAGCCGAGCGTCAAGCCCGCGCCAAGGCCGAGAAGCAGCGTGCCGATCTGGCTCGTGAACTCGAGGAACTAGGTGAGCGCCTGGAGGAAGCCGGTGGTGCCACCTCTGCCCAGATCGAGCTGAACAAGAAGCGTGAAGCTGAACTCGCCAAGCTGCGTCGCGACTTGGAAGAATCCAACATCCAGCACGAAGGTACCCTGGCCAACCTGCGCAAGAAGCACAACGATGCCGTCGCCGAGATGGCTGAACAGGTTGACCAGCTCAACAAGCTGAAGACTAA AGCCGAAAAAGAGCGCAGCCAATACTACGCTGAAATGAACGACGCCCGTCTCAGCTTAGATCATATGGCCAATGAGAAG GCTGCCCAAGAGAAGGTTGCCAAGCAGCTGCAGCACACTCTGAACGAAGTCCAGGGCAAGCTGGATGAAACCAACCGCACCCTGAACGACTTCGACTCCGCCAAGAAGAAGCTGTCGATCGAAAACTCCGACCTGCTCCGCCAGCTGGAGGATGCCGAATCCCAGGTCTCGCAGCTCAGCAAGATCAAGATCTCGCTCACCCAGCAGCTGGAGGACACCAAGCGTCTCGCCGACGAAGAATCTCGCGAACGCGCCACCCTGCTCGGCAAGTTCCGCAACCTGGAGCACGACCTCGACAGCCTGCGCGAGCAGGTTGAGGAGGAAGCCGAAGGCAAGGCTGACATCCAGCGCCAGCTCAGCAAGGCCAACGCCGAAGCCCAGCTGTGGCGTACCAAGTACGAGTCCGAGGGTGTTGCCCGCGCCGAGGAGCTCGAGGAAGCCAAGAGGAAACTCCAGGCCCGCCTTGCCGAAGCCGAGGAAACCATCGAGTCGCTCAACCAGAAGTGTGTCGCTCTGGAGAAGACCAAGCAGCGTCTGTCCACCGAGGTCGAGGATCTGCAGCTCGAGGTCGACCGTGCCACCTCCATTGCCAACGCTGCCGAGAAGAAGCAGAAGGCCTTCGACAAGATCATTGGAGAATGGAAGCTCAAGGTCGACGATCTGGCTGCCGAGCTGGATGCTTCCCAAAAGGAATGCCGCAACTACTCCACCGAACTGTTCCGTCTCAAGGGTGCCTACGAAGAAGGCCAGGAGCAGCTTGAGGCTGTCCGCCGTGAGAACAAGAACCTGGCTGATGAAGTCAAGGATCTGCTGGACCAGATCGGCGAGGGTGGCCGCAACATCCACGAGATCGAGAAGTCTCGCAAGCGTCTGGAAGCCGAAAAGGACGAACTCCAGGCCGCTCTCGAGGAAGCCGAAGCTGCCCTGGAACAGGAAGAGAACAAGGTTCTGCGCGCTCAGCTGGAACTGTCTCAGGTCCGCCAGGAAATCGACCGCCGCATCCAGGAGAAGGAAGAGGAGTTCGAAAACACCCGCAAGAACCACCAGCGCGCCCTGGACTCCATGCAGGCCTCTCTTGAAGCCGAAGCCAAGGGTAAGGCTGAGGCCCTGCGCATGAAGAAGAAGTTGGAAGCTGACATCAATGAGCTTGAGATTGCTCTGGATCATGCCAACAAG GCTAACGCTGAGGCCCAGAAGAACATTAAGCGCTACCAGCAACAACTGAAGGATGTCCAGAGCGCCCTGGAGGAAGAACAGCGTGCCCGTGACGATGCCCGCGAACAGCTTGGAATCTCTGAGCGCCGTGCCAACGCCCTGCAGAACGAACTGGAGGAATCGCGCACCCTGCTGGAACAGGCCGACCGTGGCCGTCGCCAGGCCGAACAGGAACTGAGCGATGCTCACGAACAGCTGAACGAAGTTTCCGCCCAGAACGCCTCCATCGCCGCTGCCAAGAGGAAGCTGGAGTCTGAACTGCAGACCCTGCACTCCGACCTGGATGAGCTGCTGAACGAAGCCAAGAACTCCGAAGAAAAGGCCAAGAAGGCTATGGTTGATGCCGCCCGCCTGGCTGATGAACTCCGTGCCGAACAGGATCATGCCCAGACCCAGGAGAAACTGCGCAAGGCCCTTGAACAACAGATCAAGGAACTGCAGGTCCGCCTGGACGATGCCGAAACCAACGCCCTGAAGGGAGGCAAGAAGGCCATCCAGAAACTGGAACAGCGCGTCCGCGAGCTGGAATCCGAACTGGACAGCGAACAGAGAAGACACGCCGATGCCCAGAAGAACCTCCGCAAGTCTGAACGCCGCATCAAGGAACTGACCTTCCAGTCCGAGGAAGACCGCAAGAACCACGAACGCATGCAGGATCTCGTCGACAAGCTGCAGCAGAAGATCAAGACTTACAAGAGGCAGATTGAGGAAGCCGAGGAAATCGCCGCTCTGAATCTTGCCAAGTTCCGCAAGGCTCAGCAGGAACTGGAAGAAGCCGAAGAGCGCGCCGACATTGCCGAGCAAGCTGCCACCAAATTCCGCACCAAGGGAGGACGTGCTGGTTCGGTGCAGCGTGGTGCCAGCCCAGCA CCCCAGAGACAACCATCTGTTATGCCAGGACTTGCAGGTCTTAACTTCCCAACATTCGATGACCATGGCTTCTAA